One Microbacterium sp. zg-B96 genomic region harbors:
- a CDS encoding flavin reductase family protein, producing MTRTAEDGVERTEWWKAVLGEYPTAVSLITALGPTGEPVGMIVGSFVAVSQDPPLIGFFGDDSSASFAKVVDADRFAVSVLGERQDDILRSFIRKEAERFEQPGLIRTAHGIPRLDDAVAWFEARTERVERFGDHRFVVGRVEKFGVGTRDAGDPLLYRRGGFGAFAIPADAVDARLVGDRLAAARAASDALTSVADRIGRDIAITTLVGESVVVLAIVPASVGVAGRDELEAKERRVRSIGVSLPFAAPIEPVFAAWAAQRDRSLWIERARHLVGAVDRRSVEAQLAAIRERGFGISVDRDLTDRFYSMLTDPAAERDSYAKVWSEYASRTIENITPGLAADDIAAVQVPVFDGAGEVVLVLTVSDLEPGSGGRSLDDLAQALVTAGRTLSAQLAVNAPAPDGALLAGA from the coding sequence GTGACACGAACGGCAGAAGACGGCGTCGAGCGAACCGAGTGGTGGAAGGCCGTGCTCGGTGAGTACCCGACCGCGGTCTCGCTGATCACCGCGCTCGGACCGACGGGGGAGCCCGTCGGCATGATCGTCGGCAGTTTTGTCGCCGTGAGCCAGGACCCGCCACTGATTGGATTCTTCGGCGACGACTCCTCCGCGAGCTTCGCGAAGGTCGTCGACGCCGACCGCTTCGCCGTGAGCGTGCTGGGCGAACGGCAGGACGATATCCTGCGCTCGTTCATCCGCAAGGAAGCCGAGCGCTTCGAACAGCCGGGACTCATCCGCACCGCACACGGAATCCCGCGCCTGGACGATGCTGTCGCCTGGTTCGAAGCACGTACGGAGAGAGTCGAGCGGTTCGGCGACCACCGATTCGTCGTCGGGCGTGTCGAGAAGTTCGGCGTCGGGACGCGCGATGCCGGCGATCCACTCCTCTACCGCCGTGGCGGCTTCGGCGCCTTCGCGATCCCCGCCGACGCGGTCGATGCCCGGCTCGTCGGCGACCGTCTGGCTGCGGCTCGCGCAGCATCGGACGCTCTCACGTCGGTCGCCGACCGGATCGGGCGGGACATCGCCATCACGACGCTGGTCGGCGAGTCGGTCGTGGTGCTGGCCATCGTTCCGGCTTCGGTGGGCGTCGCCGGCCGCGACGAACTGGAGGCGAAGGAACGACGGGTGCGCTCGATCGGCGTCTCCCTGCCTTTTGCCGCGCCGATCGAACCGGTGTTCGCGGCATGGGCCGCGCAGCGCGATCGTTCGCTGTGGATCGAGCGCGCCCGGCACCTTGTCGGCGCGGTCGATCGGCGCAGCGTGGAAGCCCAGCTGGCGGCGATCCGGGAGCGCGGGTTCGGCATCTCGGTAGACCGGGATCTCACCGATCGCTTCTACAGCATGCTCACCGATCCCGCCGCCGAGCGCGACTCCTACGCGAAAGTGTGGAGCGAATACGCCTCCCGCACCATCGAGAACATCACTCCGGGGCTCGCCGCGGACGACATCGCGGCGGTACAGGTACCCGTCTTCGACGGTGCGGGAGAGGTCGTGCTCGTGCTGACGGTGAGTGACCTCGAACCCGGCAGCGGAGGCCGGAGTCTCGACGACCTCGCGCAGGCTCTCGTGACGGCCGGACGAACCCTCTCGGCGCAGCTCGCCGTCAACGCGCCGGCACCCGATGGAGCACTCCTCGCCGGTGCATGA
- a CDS encoding SDR family NAD(P)-dependent oxidoreductase gives MSLEGKVAIITGSGRGLGLAYAQELARQGASVVVNDVDETIAAEAVESIVSAGGKAVAVVAPVGPTDTAKQLVQTAVDAFGGVDILVTNAGVLRDTVLWKMSDDDFDLVIGVHLRGTFTCVREAATYMRENAVAGRIICIGSPTGQRGNFGQTNYAAAKAGIAGMVRTWALELKKAGITANTVIPVAATAMTATVPYFAAAVAADAAGEAMPEFFRHDLGFGTADDVAGLIAYLASDAAAGITGQAIGVGGDRLQVWSHPEPIVTAYREGGWTFDALTESGEALLGGNLQSVGEKFPPLPEELQQPAPTA, from the coding sequence ATGTCACTCGAAGGCAAAGTCGCCATCATCACCGGGTCCGGTCGCGGACTCGGGCTCGCCTACGCGCAGGAACTCGCTCGCCAGGGCGCATCGGTCGTCGTGAACGACGTCGATGAGACGATCGCCGCCGAAGCGGTCGAGTCCATCGTGTCCGCCGGCGGCAAGGCCGTCGCCGTGGTCGCGCCGGTGGGACCCACCGACACGGCGAAGCAATTGGTGCAGACCGCAGTGGACGCGTTCGGAGGCGTGGACATCCTCGTCACCAACGCCGGCGTGCTGCGCGACACCGTGCTGTGGAAGATGAGCGACGACGACTTCGACCTCGTCATCGGCGTGCACCTGCGTGGCACGTTCACGTGCGTGCGGGAAGCGGCCACCTACATGCGTGAGAACGCCGTCGCAGGGCGCATCATCTGCATCGGCTCTCCCACGGGCCAACGAGGCAACTTCGGGCAGACCAACTACGCCGCCGCCAAAGCCGGCATCGCCGGAATGGTGCGCACCTGGGCCCTCGAGCTGAAGAAGGCGGGGATCACCGCCAACACCGTCATCCCCGTCGCCGCCACCGCGATGACCGCCACCGTGCCGTACTTCGCCGCCGCCGTCGCCGCGGATGCCGCGGGTGAGGCGATGCCGGAGTTCTTCCGCCACGACCTCGGCTTCGGCACCGCCGACGACGTCGCCGGGCTCATCGCATATCTGGCATCGGATGCCGCCGCCGGCATCACCGGCCAGGCCATCGGCGTCGGCGGCGACCGCCTGCAGGTGTGGTCGCACCCCGAGCCCATCGTCACGGCGTACCGCGAGGGGGGCTGGACGTTCGACGCCCTCACCGAATCAGGCGAGGCACTGCTGGGCGGCAACCTGCAGAGCGTCGGTGAGAAGTTCCCACCCCTGCCGGAGGAGCTCCAGCAGCCTGCGCCCACCGCCTGA
- a CDS encoding amidohydrolase family protein, whose amino-acid sequence MTRYSPAIDLDAITAIDVHVHIEIDPHGHSSLPDDLADAASTYFSADGPRPDLDGIAAYYRERRMAAVVFTVDSETNLGHAPISSAGIAEGAARNNDVLIPFGSVDPRKGDAAITQARRLIEDSGVRGFKFHPTVQGFDPSDPIHFPLYRVLQDAGVVALFHTGQTGIGAGMPGGRGFRLGLSNPMLLDVVAAEHPDLQIIMAHPSVPWQDEALSVATHKHNTWIDLSGWSPKYFPAELVRYANSMLKKRVLFGSDFPMITPDRWIRDAEHAAFKPEVLPGIMKDNAARLLGLGDTS is encoded by the coding sequence GTGACCCGGTACTCTCCCGCAATCGACCTCGACGCGATCACCGCGATCGACGTGCACGTGCACATCGAGATCGACCCGCACGGGCACTCGTCCCTTCCAGACGACCTCGCCGACGCCGCGTCGACCTACTTCAGCGCCGACGGCCCGCGCCCGGACCTCGACGGGATCGCCGCGTACTACCGCGAGCGGCGGATGGCTGCGGTCGTGTTCACGGTCGACTCCGAGACGAACCTCGGCCACGCCCCGATCTCCAGCGCCGGCATCGCCGAAGGCGCAGCGCGTAACAACGACGTGCTCATCCCCTTCGGCTCCGTCGACCCCCGCAAGGGCGACGCGGCGATCACGCAGGCGCGCCGCCTCATCGAGGACAGCGGCGTGCGCGGGTTCAAGTTCCACCCCACCGTGCAGGGGTTCGATCCCTCGGATCCGATCCACTTCCCGCTGTACCGGGTGCTGCAGGATGCCGGCGTCGTCGCACTGTTCCACACCGGCCAGACCGGGATCGGTGCGGGGATGCCGGGTGGGCGCGGGTTCCGGCTGGGCCTGTCCAACCCGATGCTGTTGGACGTCGTGGCCGCCGAGCACCCCGACCTGCAGATCATCATGGCCCACCCGTCGGTGCCGTGGCAGGACGAGGCACTCTCGGTGGCGACCCACAAGCACAACACCTGGATCGACCTGTCCGGCTGGAGCCCCAAGTACTTCCCCGCCGAGCTGGTCCGCTACGCCAACTCGATGCTGAAGAAGCGCGTGCTGTTCGGGTCGGACTTCCCCATGATCACGCCCGACCGGTGGATCCGTGACGCCGAGCACGCCGCCTTCAAGCCGGAAGTGCTCCCCGGGATCATGAAGGACAACGCCGCGCGACTGCTGGGACTCGGGGACACATCGTGA
- a CDS encoding acyl-CoA dehydrogenase family protein yields the protein MKTAPGPLGFDPYGFAETHLTPAARAALVELADVLKRDVTPLMRDAWESATMPDGVLGALIPLHLMDPTGVEHREATSSVFSGFRTFVLARADVSVATMYNAQSGLFRATVALGGSPDQAQRMDADVRSFALKGVFALTEPDHGSDIAGGLATTARRDGDGWVIDGAKRWIGGAASADVLAVFARNVADGEVKAFLVPRTAAGVRLETIEGKVSLRPMQNAVIHLDGVRIGESDRLQGVNSWRDVTAILRTMRSDAAWIAAGLQSGALEAAVRYVTAREQFGRPVGGFQLVQEKLARMLGNTVASLGMAVQLSARQDAGMVTDENSALAKLQTARLARETVALGREALGGNGILLKHDVARFFADAEAVYSYEGTHEINALIVGRGLTGQSAFV from the coding sequence GTGAAGACCGCCCCCGGCCCGCTCGGCTTCGACCCCTACGGGTTCGCCGAAACGCACCTGACTCCGGCTGCCCGCGCGGCACTGGTCGAGCTCGCCGACGTGCTGAAACGCGACGTCACACCGCTCATGCGCGACGCGTGGGAGTCGGCGACGATGCCAGATGGCGTGCTCGGGGCGCTCATTCCGCTGCACCTCATGGACCCCACCGGTGTCGAGCACCGGGAGGCGACGTCGTCGGTGTTCTCCGGCTTCCGCACCTTCGTCCTCGCCCGCGCGGACGTGTCGGTCGCGACGATGTACAACGCGCAATCGGGGCTCTTCCGTGCCACGGTCGCGCTGGGCGGTTCACCCGACCAGGCACAGCGCATGGATGCCGACGTGCGCTCGTTCGCTCTGAAGGGGGTATTCGCGCTCACCGAACCCGACCATGGCTCCGATATCGCCGGCGGGCTGGCCACGACCGCGCGCCGAGACGGCGACGGCTGGGTCATCGACGGCGCGAAGCGGTGGATCGGCGGTGCGGCCTCCGCCGACGTGCTGGCGGTGTTCGCCCGCAACGTCGCCGACGGCGAGGTGAAGGCGTTCCTCGTGCCCCGCACCGCCGCCGGCGTCCGCCTCGAGACGATCGAGGGCAAGGTGTCGCTGCGTCCGATGCAGAACGCCGTCATCCACCTCGACGGCGTGCGCATCGGCGAGAGCGACCGACTGCAGGGTGTGAACTCGTGGCGCGACGTCACCGCGATCCTGCGCACGATGCGCTCGGACGCGGCCTGGATCGCCGCCGGGCTGCAATCCGGGGCGCTGGAGGCAGCCGTGCGCTACGTCACCGCACGTGAGCAGTTCGGCCGGCCGGTGGGCGGCTTCCAGCTCGTGCAGGAGAAACTCGCCCGCATGCTCGGCAACACCGTCGCCTCGCTCGGTATGGCGGTGCAGCTGTCCGCGCGGCAGGATGCCGGCATGGTCACCGACGAGAACTCGGCGCTGGCGAAGCTGCAGACCGCACGGCTGGCCCGTGAAACCGTCGCCCTCGGCCGCGAGGCCCTCGGCGGCAACGGCATCCTGCTCAAGCACGACGTCGCCCGCTTCTTCGCCGATGCGGAAGCGGTCTATTCGTACGAGGGCACGCACGAGATCAATGCCCTCATCGTCGGGCGGGGCCTCACCGGCCAGTCCGCATTCGTCTGA
- a CDS encoding MaoC family dehydratase, translated as MTTTIAYADLPSLVGADLGYSDWLDITQERVNTFADATDDHQWIHTDPERAKDGPFGAPIAHGFLTLSLLIPLWTELLEVDGAGTKVNYGLDKVRFVSPVPVGSRIRLTGTIADVAEVAGGYQLTVDITIETEGGTKPAVVARSLQRLYAA; from the coding sequence ATGACCACCACCATCGCCTACGCCGACCTGCCCTCGCTCGTCGGGGCCGACCTCGGCTACTCCGACTGGCTCGACATCACGCAGGAACGCGTGAACACGTTCGCCGACGCGACCGATGACCACCAGTGGATCCACACCGACCCCGAGCGCGCGAAGGACGGCCCGTTCGGCGCACCCATCGCCCACGGCTTCCTCACGCTGTCGCTGCTCATTCCGCTGTGGACCGAGCTGCTCGAGGTGGATGGCGCGGGAACCAAGGTCAACTACGGGCTGGACAAGGTCCGCTTCGTCTCCCCCGTCCCGGTGGGCTCCCGCATCCGTCTGACCGGCACGATCGCCGACGTCGCCGAGGTCGCCGGCGGCTACCAGCTCACCGTCGACATCACGATCGAGACGGAGGGCGGCACGAAGCCCGCCGTCGTCGCGCGCAGCCTGCAGCGCCTGTACGCCGCCTGA
- a CDS encoding ABC transporter substrate-binding protein, protein MTAVAAMAVAGLMLTACAGSGSLSGETEEPGGGGEGTEELTPVTVGLIPIAASAAVQMGIDAGVFEEQGLDVSVQIGQGGAALLPAVSNGDIEFAVGNPLSVLVAASQGLEMSIIAGFSSVDVPADMLPTGVIVKEDSGITTWKDLEGKKVAVNAFNTQGDLAIMESVALDGGDPAAVEFTELAFPDQLPQLEQGNIDAAWMPDPFFGAGAATEGMTVLGEPMGNAIPGLASMVTFTSTAYAEENPEIVEKFRAGIAESLEMAMADTDGYREVVVTFTGMDAEVVENINFEHLSADLDESIIEDLSALALKYEFLEQEPDLEQVLLLN, encoded by the coding sequence ATGACAGCCGTCGCCGCGATGGCGGTGGCGGGGCTGATGCTGACTGCCTGCGCCGGCAGCGGCTCACTCAGCGGCGAGACCGAAGAGCCGGGCGGGGGCGGCGAGGGCACCGAGGAGCTCACGCCGGTGACCGTCGGGCTCATCCCCATCGCGGCATCCGCCGCAGTGCAGATGGGCATCGACGCCGGGGTGTTCGAAGAGCAGGGCCTCGACGTGTCCGTCCAGATCGGCCAGGGGGGCGCCGCGCTGCTGCCGGCCGTCTCGAACGGCGACATCGAGTTCGCAGTCGGCAACCCGCTGTCGGTGCTCGTGGCCGCCAGCCAGGGCCTGGAGATGAGCATCATCGCGGGCTTTTCCAGCGTGGACGTCCCCGCCGACATGCTGCCGACCGGCGTGATCGTCAAGGAGGACTCCGGCATCACGACCTGGAAGGACCTCGAGGGCAAGAAGGTCGCCGTCAACGCCTTCAACACGCAGGGCGACCTCGCCATCATGGAGTCCGTCGCACTTGACGGCGGCGACCCGGCGGCGGTGGAGTTCACCGAGCTCGCCTTCCCTGACCAGCTCCCGCAGCTCGAGCAGGGCAACATCGATGCCGCCTGGATGCCGGATCCGTTCTTCGGCGCCGGTGCGGCCACCGAGGGCATGACCGTGCTCGGCGAACCGATGGGCAACGCGATCCCCGGGCTTGCGTCGATGGTGACATTCACCTCGACGGCGTACGCCGAGGAGAACCCGGAGATCGTCGAGAAATTCCGCGCCGGCATCGCTGAGTCGCTCGAGATGGCGATGGCCGACACCGATGGCTACCGCGAGGTCGTCGTGACCTTCACCGGAATGGATGCCGAGGTCGTCGAGAACATCAACTTCGAGCACCTCTCCGCCGATCTGGACGAGTCGATCATCGAGGACCTCTCCGCCCTCGCCCTGAAGTA